One window from the genome of Phocoena phocoena chromosome 15, mPhoPho1.1, whole genome shotgun sequence encodes:
- the MAFB gene encoding transcription factor MafB, producing MAAELSMGPELPTSPLAMEYVNDFDLLKFDVKKEPLGRADRPGRPCTRLQPAGSVSSTPLSTPCSSVPSSPSFSPTEQKTHLEDLYWMASNYQQMNPEALNLTPEDAVEALIGSHPVPQPLQSFDGFRGAHHHHHHHHPHPHHAYPGAGVAHDELGPHAHPHHHHHHQASPPPSSAASPAQQLPTSHSGPGPHAAAAATAAGGSSSVEDRFSDDQLVSMSVRELNRHLRGFTKDEVIRLKQKRRTLKNRGYAQSCRYKRVQQKHHLENEKTQLIQQVEQLKQEVSRLARERDAYKVKCEKLANSGFREAGSTSDSPSSPEFFL from the coding sequence ATGGCCGCGGAGCTGAGCATGGGGCCTGAGTTGCCCACCAGCCCGCTGGCCATGGAGTACGTCAACGACTTCGACCTGCTCAAGTTCGACGTAAAGAAGGAGCCGCTGGGGCGCGCGGACCGCCCGGGACGGCCCTGCACGCGCCTGCAGCCAGCCGGCTCGGTGTCGTCCACACCGCTCAGCACGCCGTGCAGCTCGGTGCCCTCGTCGCCCAGCTTCAGCCCAACTGAGCAGAAGACCCACCTCGAGGACCTGTACTGGATGGCGAGCAACTACCAGCAGATGAACCCCGAGGCGCTCAACCTGACGCCCGAGGACGCAGTGGAGGCGCTCATAGGCTCGCACCCAGTGCCACAGCCGTTGCAGAGCTTCGACGGCTTCCGCGGCGcgcaccaccatcatcaccaccaccacccacacccgCACCACGCGTACCCGGGCGCCGGCGTGGCGCACGACGAGCTGGGCCCACACGCGCACCcgcaccatcaccatcatcaccaagCGTCGCCGCCGCCGTCCAGCGCGGCCAGCCCCGCGCAGCAGCTGCCCACCAGCCACTCCGGGCCTGGGCCGCACGCGGCGGCCGCGGCGACGGCGGCTGGTGGTAGCAGCAGCGTGGAGGACCGCTTCTCCGACGACCAGCTCGTGTCCATGTCCGTGCGCGAGCTGAACCGCCACCTGCGGGGCTTCACCAAGGACGAGGTGATCCGCCTGAAGCAGAAGCGGCGGACCCTGAAGAACCGGGGCTACGCCCAGTCGTGCAGGTATAAACGCGTCCAGCAGAAACACCACCTGGAGAATGAGAAGACGCAGCTCATTCAGCAGGTGGAGCAGCTTAAGCAGGAGGTGTCCCGGCTGGCCCGCGAAAGAGACGCCTACAAGGTCAAGTGCGAGAAACTCGCCAACTCCGGCTTCAGGGAGGCGGGCTCCACCAGCGACAGCCCCTCCTCTCCCGAGTTCTTTCTGTGA